The following are encoded together in the Gasterosteus aculeatus chromosome 7, fGasAcu3.hap1.1, whole genome shotgun sequence genome:
- the LOC120821973 gene encoding multidrug and toxin extrusion protein 1 isoform X2: protein MEKLGSPDPAHPLPGAGPLDGVSVAKTMRPEGDDAAVAAVSSKLFRCAWVRRLVPLVYREELYQVLRLTGPLVVSRFLNFLLSFVITIFCGHIGNSELAGFALASAIINTTTASTGHGLNVACDTLISQTYGGRNMRRVGVILQRSSLILLLFCLPSWALLINTHNFLLMLHQDTEVARIAQIYALAFIPAVPAMFLYELQVSYLQNQGIIMPQLYTAAAANVFNVGANYFLIYSLELGVLGSALANALSHISICLLLFGYIRWKKLHQETWGGWSTDCLQEWGSYMKLAIPSTCLVWFDWWMWEVGGFLAGLLGEVDLAAQHVLLEIGIIISMFPLGIRAAACVRVGNALGAGNTTRAIVTCKVVLVLAGVFAVFQGCILAGCKSVVGYIFTSDEEIVGIVSDNLTVYIFLQFIDALLCVCLGILIGSGMQKIVALSNLVSFYVIGLPMGIALMFATKLRILGLWLGILTCIFLETGFFLILIFKLNWKKVTLKAQRRAGKKVTLIPKLPVSTELSEGMVMDISSCPEHLCTLKAQLDGERAPAAGGYGPVSTQDQELKGGHEAETDDTNTGRPVGEDEGTQKTSNTKPSAPLSVSELIWRRGLIFLVSALVLVTGVAFHIAFPVQEPSIQSRTNFTQNWTNDSSSTTLTPQDLTPSR from the exons ATGGAGAAGCTGGGTTCCCCGGACCCAGCGCACCCTTTGCCGGGTGCAGGGCCCCTTGATGGGGTCTCAGTTGCCAAGACAATGAGGCCCGAGGGAGACGACGCAGCCGTGGCTGCAGTCAGCTCCAAACTTTTTCGGTGTGCTTGGGTGAGGCGTTTGGTACCACTGGTCTACAGAGAGGAACTCTACCAAGTCTTACGGCTCACAGGTCCACTG gtggtGTCTCGGTTTCTAAACTTCCTCCTGTCATTTGTTATCACCATATTCTGTGGGCACATTGGCAATTCAGAACTGGCTGGATTTGCACTCGCCTCAGCG ATCATCAACACGACCACAGCTTCAACGGGCCATGGCCTCAACGTGGCCTGTGACACACTCATTTCTCAG ACGTACGGCGGTAGGAACATGAGACGTGTGGGAGTAATCCTTCAACGGAGTTCATTGAtcttgctgttgttttgtttgccctCTTGGGCTCTTCTCATCAATACTCACAACTTTCTGCTCATGTTACACCAAGACACTGAGGTGGCGAG AATTGCCCAAATCTACGCACTGGCCTTTATTCCTGCTGTTCCA GCCATGTTTCTGTACGAGCTGCAAGTTTCCTACCTACAAAACCAA GGGATCATTATGCCTCAGTTGTACACAGCAGCCGCAGCAAACGTTTTTAATGTGGGGGCCAACTACTTCTTAATCTACAGCCTCGAGTTGGGAGTCCT tggatcAGCTTTAGCTAACGCCCTTTCTCACATCTCCAtctgcctgctgctgtttggctACATCCGATGGAAGAAGCTCCATCAGGAGACATGGGGAG GCTGGTCCACCGACTGTCTGCAGGAGTGGGGCTCCTATATGAAGCTGGCTATTCCCAGTACATGCTTGGTCTGGTTTGATTGGTGGATGTGGGAGGTTGGAGGTTTCCTTGCTG GTCTACTGGGAGAGGTGGATCTGGCGGCCCAGCATGTGTTGTTGGAAATAGGAATTATAATATCTATG TTCCCTCTGGGTATCCGTGCAgctgcctgtgtgcgtgttgggAATGCTCTGGGTGCCGGGAACACTACCAGGGCCATAGTCACTTGCAAAGTAGTGCTGGTTCTGGCAG GAGTGTTTGCTGTGTTCCAGGGTTGTATCCTCGCTGGCTGTAAGTCCGTCGTTGGCTACATATTTACATCTGATGA AGAAATTGTGGGGATTGTCTCAGATAACCTCACAGTCTACATATTTCTGCAGTTCATTGATGCTCTTCTG TGTGTTTGCTTAGGAATTCTTATCGGATCTGGAATGCAGAAAATTGTTGCCTTGTCCAACCTGGTGTCTTTCTACGTCATCGGTCTACCAATGGGAATAGCTCTGATGTTTGCTACTAAGCTCAGAATATTAG GTTTGTGGCTCGGTATCTTAACATGTATATTCTTGGAGACGGGTTTCTTCCTCATTCTAATCTTCAAACTAAACTGGAAGAAAGTCACATTAAAG GCTCAACGGCGAGCTGGAAAGAAAGTTACGTTGATACCAAAGCTCCCTGTTAGTACAGAGCTGAGTGAAGGGATGGTGATGGACATCTCTTCCTGTCCTGAA CATCTGTGCACCCTGAAGGCCCAGTTGGACGGTGAAAGAGCTCCTGCAGCGGGGGGCTACGGTCCAGTCAGCACCCAGGATCAGGAGCTGAAAGGTGGACACGAGGCGGAGACCGACGACACAAATACAGGACGACCTGTGGGGGAAGACGAAGGGACACAAAAGACCTCAAACACCAAACCTTCAGCGCCGCTTTCTGTCTCTGAGCTGATCTGGCGCCGTGGACTGATCTTCTTGGTTTCAGCTCTAGTTTTGGTCACAGGTGTCGCTTTTCACATCGCGTTCCCCGTACAGGAGCCCTCCATCCAGAGCAGGACCAACTTTACCCAGAACTGGACTAATGACTCAAGTTCGACGACACTGACCCCACAGGACCTGACCCCAAGCCGCTGA
- the LOC120821973 gene encoding multidrug and toxin extrusion protein 1 isoform X8, whose product MEKLGSPDPAHPLPGAGPLDGVSVAKTMRPEGDDAAVAAVSSKLFRCAWVRRLVPLVYREELYQVLRLTGPLIINTTTASTGHGLNVACDTLISQTYGGRNMRRVGVILQRSSLILLLFCLPSWALLINTHNFLLMLHQDTEVARIAQIYALAFIPAVPAMFLYELQVSYLQNQGIIMPQLYTAAAANVFNVGANYFLIYSLELGVLGSALANALSHISICLLLFGYIRWKKLHQETWGGWSTDCLQEWGSYMKLAIPSTCLVWFDWWMWEVGGFLAGLLGEVDLAAQHVLLEIGIIISMFPLGIRAAACVRVGNALGAGNTTRAIVTCKVVLVLAGVFAVFQGCILAGCKSVVGYIFTSDEEIVGIVSDNLTVYIFLQFIDALLCVCLGILIGSGMQKIVALSNLVSFYVIGLPMGIALMFATKLRILGLWLGILTCIFLETGFFLILIFKLNWKKVTLKAQRRAGKKVTLIPKLPVSTELSEGMVMDISSCPEAQLDGERAPAAGGYGPVSTQDQELKGGHEAETDDTNTGRPVGEDEGTQKTSNTKPSAPLSVSELIWRRGLIFLVSALVLVTGVAFHIAFPVQEPSIQSRTNFTQNWTNDSSSTTLTPQDLTPSR is encoded by the exons ATGGAGAAGCTGGGTTCCCCGGACCCAGCGCACCCTTTGCCGGGTGCAGGGCCCCTTGATGGGGTCTCAGTTGCCAAGACAATGAGGCCCGAGGGAGACGACGCAGCCGTGGCTGCAGTCAGCTCCAAACTTTTTCGGTGTGCTTGGGTGAGGCGTTTGGTACCACTGGTCTACAGAGAGGAACTCTACCAAGTCTTACGGCTCACAGGTCCACTG ATCATCAACACGACCACAGCTTCAACGGGCCATGGCCTCAACGTGGCCTGTGACACACTCATTTCTCAG ACGTACGGCGGTAGGAACATGAGACGTGTGGGAGTAATCCTTCAACGGAGTTCATTGAtcttgctgttgttttgtttgccctCTTGGGCTCTTCTCATCAATACTCACAACTTTCTGCTCATGTTACACCAAGACACTGAGGTGGCGAG AATTGCCCAAATCTACGCACTGGCCTTTATTCCTGCTGTTCCA GCCATGTTTCTGTACGAGCTGCAAGTTTCCTACCTACAAAACCAA GGGATCATTATGCCTCAGTTGTACACAGCAGCCGCAGCAAACGTTTTTAATGTGGGGGCCAACTACTTCTTAATCTACAGCCTCGAGTTGGGAGTCCT tggatcAGCTTTAGCTAACGCCCTTTCTCACATCTCCAtctgcctgctgctgtttggctACATCCGATGGAAGAAGCTCCATCAGGAGACATGGGGAG GCTGGTCCACCGACTGTCTGCAGGAGTGGGGCTCCTATATGAAGCTGGCTATTCCCAGTACATGCTTGGTCTGGTTTGATTGGTGGATGTGGGAGGTTGGAGGTTTCCTTGCTG GTCTACTGGGAGAGGTGGATCTGGCGGCCCAGCATGTGTTGTTGGAAATAGGAATTATAATATCTATG TTCCCTCTGGGTATCCGTGCAgctgcctgtgtgcgtgttgggAATGCTCTGGGTGCCGGGAACACTACCAGGGCCATAGTCACTTGCAAAGTAGTGCTGGTTCTGGCAG GAGTGTTTGCTGTGTTCCAGGGTTGTATCCTCGCTGGCTGTAAGTCCGTCGTTGGCTACATATTTACATCTGATGA AGAAATTGTGGGGATTGTCTCAGATAACCTCACAGTCTACATATTTCTGCAGTTCATTGATGCTCTTCTG TGTGTTTGCTTAGGAATTCTTATCGGATCTGGAATGCAGAAAATTGTTGCCTTGTCCAACCTGGTGTCTTTCTACGTCATCGGTCTACCAATGGGAATAGCTCTGATGTTTGCTACTAAGCTCAGAATATTAG GTTTGTGGCTCGGTATCTTAACATGTATATTCTTGGAGACGGGTTTCTTCCTCATTCTAATCTTCAAACTAAACTGGAAGAAAGTCACATTAAAG GCTCAACGGCGAGCTGGAAAGAAAGTTACGTTGATACCAAAGCTCCCTGTTAGTACAGAGCTGAGTGAAGGGATGGTGATGGACATCTCTTCCTGTCCTGAA GCCCAGTTGGACGGTGAAAGAGCTCCTGCAGCGGGGGGCTACGGTCCAGTCAGCACCCAGGATCAGGAGCTGAAAGGTGGACACGAGGCGGAGACCGACGACACAAATACAGGACGACCTGTGGGGGAAGACGAAGGGACACAAAAGACCTCAAACACCAAACCTTCAGCGCCGCTTTCTGTCTCTGAGCTGATCTGGCGCCGTGGACTGATCTTCTTGGTTTCAGCTCTAGTTTTGGTCACAGGTGTCGCTTTTCACATCGCGTTCCCCGTACAGGAGCCCTCCATCCAGAGCAGGACCAACTTTACCCAGAACTGGACTAATGACTCAAGTTCGACGACACTGACCCCACAGGACCTGACCCCAAGCCGCTGA
- the LOC120821973 gene encoding multidrug and toxin extrusion protein 1 isoform X1 translates to MEKLGSPDPAHPLPGAGPLDGVSVAKTMRPEGDDAAVAAVSSKLFRCAWVRRLVPLVYREELYQVLRLTGPLVVSRFLNFLLSFVITIFCGHIGNSELAGFALASAIINTTTASTGHGLNVACDTLISQTYGGRNMRRVGVILQRSSLILLLFCLPSWALLINTHNFLLMLHQDTEVARIAQIYALAFIPAVPAMFLYELQVSYLQNQGIIMPQLYTAAAANVFNVGANYFLIYSLELGVLGSALANALSHISICLLLFGYIRWKKLHQETWGGWSTDCLQEWGSYMKLAIPSTCLVWFDWWMWEVGGFLAGLLGEVDLAAQHVLLEIGIIISMFPLGIRAAACVRVGNALGAGNTTRAIVTCKVVLVLAGVFAVFQGCILAGCKSVVGYIFTSDEEIVGIVSDNLTVYIFLQFIDALLCVCLGILIGSGMQKIVALSNLVSFYVIGLPMGIALMFATKLRILGLWLGILTCIFLETGFFLILIFKLNWKKVTLKAQRRAGKKVTLIPKLPVSTELSEGMVMDISSCPEQHLCTLKAQLDGERAPAAGGYGPVSTQDQELKGGHEAETDDTNTGRPVGEDEGTQKTSNTKPSAPLSVSELIWRRGLIFLVSALVLVTGVAFHIAFPVQEPSIQSRTNFTQNWTNDSSSTTLTPQDLTPSR, encoded by the exons ATGGAGAAGCTGGGTTCCCCGGACCCAGCGCACCCTTTGCCGGGTGCAGGGCCCCTTGATGGGGTCTCAGTTGCCAAGACAATGAGGCCCGAGGGAGACGACGCAGCCGTGGCTGCAGTCAGCTCCAAACTTTTTCGGTGTGCTTGGGTGAGGCGTTTGGTACCACTGGTCTACAGAGAGGAACTCTACCAAGTCTTACGGCTCACAGGTCCACTG gtggtGTCTCGGTTTCTAAACTTCCTCCTGTCATTTGTTATCACCATATTCTGTGGGCACATTGGCAATTCAGAACTGGCTGGATTTGCACTCGCCTCAGCG ATCATCAACACGACCACAGCTTCAACGGGCCATGGCCTCAACGTGGCCTGTGACACACTCATTTCTCAG ACGTACGGCGGTAGGAACATGAGACGTGTGGGAGTAATCCTTCAACGGAGTTCATTGAtcttgctgttgttttgtttgccctCTTGGGCTCTTCTCATCAATACTCACAACTTTCTGCTCATGTTACACCAAGACACTGAGGTGGCGAG AATTGCCCAAATCTACGCACTGGCCTTTATTCCTGCTGTTCCA GCCATGTTTCTGTACGAGCTGCAAGTTTCCTACCTACAAAACCAA GGGATCATTATGCCTCAGTTGTACACAGCAGCCGCAGCAAACGTTTTTAATGTGGGGGCCAACTACTTCTTAATCTACAGCCTCGAGTTGGGAGTCCT tggatcAGCTTTAGCTAACGCCCTTTCTCACATCTCCAtctgcctgctgctgtttggctACATCCGATGGAAGAAGCTCCATCAGGAGACATGGGGAG GCTGGTCCACCGACTGTCTGCAGGAGTGGGGCTCCTATATGAAGCTGGCTATTCCCAGTACATGCTTGGTCTGGTTTGATTGGTGGATGTGGGAGGTTGGAGGTTTCCTTGCTG GTCTACTGGGAGAGGTGGATCTGGCGGCCCAGCATGTGTTGTTGGAAATAGGAATTATAATATCTATG TTCCCTCTGGGTATCCGTGCAgctgcctgtgtgcgtgttgggAATGCTCTGGGTGCCGGGAACACTACCAGGGCCATAGTCACTTGCAAAGTAGTGCTGGTTCTGGCAG GAGTGTTTGCTGTGTTCCAGGGTTGTATCCTCGCTGGCTGTAAGTCCGTCGTTGGCTACATATTTACATCTGATGA AGAAATTGTGGGGATTGTCTCAGATAACCTCACAGTCTACATATTTCTGCAGTTCATTGATGCTCTTCTG TGTGTTTGCTTAGGAATTCTTATCGGATCTGGAATGCAGAAAATTGTTGCCTTGTCCAACCTGGTGTCTTTCTACGTCATCGGTCTACCAATGGGAATAGCTCTGATGTTTGCTACTAAGCTCAGAATATTAG GTTTGTGGCTCGGTATCTTAACATGTATATTCTTGGAGACGGGTTTCTTCCTCATTCTAATCTTCAAACTAAACTGGAAGAAAGTCACATTAAAG GCTCAACGGCGAGCTGGAAAGAAAGTTACGTTGATACCAAAGCTCCCTGTTAGTACAGAGCTGAGTGAAGGGATGGTGATGGACATCTCTTCCTGTCCTGAA CAGCATCTGTGCACCCTGAAGGCCCAGTTGGACGGTGAAAGAGCTCCTGCAGCGGGGGGCTACGGTCCAGTCAGCACCCAGGATCAGGAGCTGAAAGGTGGACACGAGGCGGAGACCGACGACACAAATACAGGACGACCTGTGGGGGAAGACGAAGGGACACAAAAGACCTCAAACACCAAACCTTCAGCGCCGCTTTCTGTCTCTGAGCTGATCTGGCGCCGTGGACTGATCTTCTTGGTTTCAGCTCTAGTTTTGGTCACAGGTGTCGCTTTTCACATCGCGTTCCCCGTACAGGAGCCCTCCATCCAGAGCAGGACCAACTTTACCCAGAACTGGACTAATGACTCAAGTTCGACGACACTGACCCCACAGGACCTGACCCCAAGCCGCTGA
- the LOC120821974 gene encoding LOW QUALITY PROTEIN: transmembrane and immunoglobulin domain-containing protein 1 (The sequence of the model RefSeq protein was modified relative to this genomic sequence to represent the inferred CDS: inserted 2 bases in 1 codon) encodes MKAIFGPVLFHLLLFCAAPTFGVRIQSVPAVSSDGVIQIELERTVSLVCQLDAGHETPVDEELVWLRNGQAVSLTEGNKKGRSSVCVTPIIYEDNGATFTCHLSKNVTVTASVTLNVTYHLQLSGSEEVEVEEEAELVLRCDSWANPPVSSLSWTLNGSGLXFSLTNDGCTSQLSANLVEKGWHEGTYQCIATSPIYGESSRQFRVTVTGIPNDRFADHLVAGRRERKKSVS; translated from the exons atgaaagcgaTTTTCGGACCAGTTCTTTTCCACTTGCTCCTGTTCTGTGCAGCCCCGACATTTG GTGTCCGGATCCAGTCAGTCCCAGCAGTCTCCAGTGACGGTGTTATTCAGATAGAGCTGGAACGGACCGTGTCTCTGGTTTGTCAGCTTGACGCCGGCCACGAAACTCCGGTCGACGAAGAGCTGGTGTGGTTGAGGAATGGCCAAGCCGTCAGTCTGACAGAAGGAAATAAGAAGGGTCGAAGCAGCGTGTGCGTTACACCCATCATCTATGAAGATAACGGGGCTACTTTCACCTGCCACCTGAGCAAAAACGTCACAGTTACGGCCTCAGTCACACTGAATGTCACAT ATCACCTACAGCTCTCTGGCTCGGAGGAAGTTGAAGTAGAAGAAGAGGCAGAGCTCGTCCTGCGGTGCGACAGCTGGGCCAATCcacctgtctcctctctgtcttgGACACTGAATGGAAGCGGGTT ATTCTCGTTGACCAATGACGGCTGCACGAGCCAGCTCAGCGCCAACCTGGTGGAGAAAGGCTGGCATGAGGGCACTTATCAGTGCATAGCGACGTCTCCCATCTACGGCGAAAGCAGCAGGCAATTCAGAGTCACAGTGACAG GGATCCCCAACGACCGGTTCGCAGACCACTTGGTAGCGGGccgcagagaaagaaagaaatcggTTTCATGA
- the LOC120821973 gene encoding multidrug and toxin extrusion protein 1 isoform X5, translating into MEKLGSPDPAHPLPGAGPLDGVSVAKTMRPEGDDAAVAAVSSKLFRCAWVRRLVPLVYREELYQVLRLTGPLVVSRFLNFLLSFVITIFCGHIGNSELAGFALASAIINTTTASTGHGLNVACDTLISQTYGGRNMRRVGVILQRSSLILLLFCLPSWALLINTHNFLLMLHQDTEVARIAQIYALAFIPAVPAMFLYELQVSYLQNQGIIMPQLYTAAAANVFNVGANYFLIYSLELGVLGSALANALSHISICLLLFGYIRWKKLHQETWGGWSTDCLQEWGSYMKLAIPSTCLVWFDWWMWEVGGFLAGLLGEVDLAAQHVLLEIGIIISMFPLGIRAAACVRVGNALGAGNTTRAIVTCKVVLVLAGVFAVFQGCILAGCKSVVGYIFTSDEEIVGIVSDNLTVYIFLQFIDALLCVCLGILIGSGMQKIVALSNLVSFYVIGLPMGIALMFATKLRILGLWLGILTCIFLETGFFLILIFKLNWKKVTLKAQRRAGKKVTLIPKLPVSTELSEGMVMDISSCPEAQLDGERAPAAGGYGPVSTQDQELKGGHEAETDDTNTGRPVGEDEGTQKTSNTKPSAPLSVSELIWRRGLIFLVSALVLVTGVAFHIAFPVQEPSIQSRTNFTQNWTNDSSSTTLTPQDLTPSR; encoded by the exons ATGGAGAAGCTGGGTTCCCCGGACCCAGCGCACCCTTTGCCGGGTGCAGGGCCCCTTGATGGGGTCTCAGTTGCCAAGACAATGAGGCCCGAGGGAGACGACGCAGCCGTGGCTGCAGTCAGCTCCAAACTTTTTCGGTGTGCTTGGGTGAGGCGTTTGGTACCACTGGTCTACAGAGAGGAACTCTACCAAGTCTTACGGCTCACAGGTCCACTG gtggtGTCTCGGTTTCTAAACTTCCTCCTGTCATTTGTTATCACCATATTCTGTGGGCACATTGGCAATTCAGAACTGGCTGGATTTGCACTCGCCTCAGCG ATCATCAACACGACCACAGCTTCAACGGGCCATGGCCTCAACGTGGCCTGTGACACACTCATTTCTCAG ACGTACGGCGGTAGGAACATGAGACGTGTGGGAGTAATCCTTCAACGGAGTTCATTGAtcttgctgttgttttgtttgccctCTTGGGCTCTTCTCATCAATACTCACAACTTTCTGCTCATGTTACACCAAGACACTGAGGTGGCGAG AATTGCCCAAATCTACGCACTGGCCTTTATTCCTGCTGTTCCA GCCATGTTTCTGTACGAGCTGCAAGTTTCCTACCTACAAAACCAA GGGATCATTATGCCTCAGTTGTACACAGCAGCCGCAGCAAACGTTTTTAATGTGGGGGCCAACTACTTCTTAATCTACAGCCTCGAGTTGGGAGTCCT tggatcAGCTTTAGCTAACGCCCTTTCTCACATCTCCAtctgcctgctgctgtttggctACATCCGATGGAAGAAGCTCCATCAGGAGACATGGGGAG GCTGGTCCACCGACTGTCTGCAGGAGTGGGGCTCCTATATGAAGCTGGCTATTCCCAGTACATGCTTGGTCTGGTTTGATTGGTGGATGTGGGAGGTTGGAGGTTTCCTTGCTG GTCTACTGGGAGAGGTGGATCTGGCGGCCCAGCATGTGTTGTTGGAAATAGGAATTATAATATCTATG TTCCCTCTGGGTATCCGTGCAgctgcctgtgtgcgtgttgggAATGCTCTGGGTGCCGGGAACACTACCAGGGCCATAGTCACTTGCAAAGTAGTGCTGGTTCTGGCAG GAGTGTTTGCTGTGTTCCAGGGTTGTATCCTCGCTGGCTGTAAGTCCGTCGTTGGCTACATATTTACATCTGATGA AGAAATTGTGGGGATTGTCTCAGATAACCTCACAGTCTACATATTTCTGCAGTTCATTGATGCTCTTCTG TGTGTTTGCTTAGGAATTCTTATCGGATCTGGAATGCAGAAAATTGTTGCCTTGTCCAACCTGGTGTCTTTCTACGTCATCGGTCTACCAATGGGAATAGCTCTGATGTTTGCTACTAAGCTCAGAATATTAG GTTTGTGGCTCGGTATCTTAACATGTATATTCTTGGAGACGGGTTTCTTCCTCATTCTAATCTTCAAACTAAACTGGAAGAAAGTCACATTAAAG GCTCAACGGCGAGCTGGAAAGAAAGTTACGTTGATACCAAAGCTCCCTGTTAGTACAGAGCTGAGTGAAGGGATGGTGATGGACATCTCTTCCTGTCCTGAA GCCCAGTTGGACGGTGAAAGAGCTCCTGCAGCGGGGGGCTACGGTCCAGTCAGCACCCAGGATCAGGAGCTGAAAGGTGGACACGAGGCGGAGACCGACGACACAAATACAGGACGACCTGTGGGGGAAGACGAAGGGACACAAAAGACCTCAAACACCAAACCTTCAGCGCCGCTTTCTGTCTCTGAGCTGATCTGGCGCCGTGGACTGATCTTCTTGGTTTCAGCTCTAGTTTTGGTCACAGGTGTCGCTTTTCACATCGCGTTCCCCGTACAGGAGCCCTCCATCCAGAGCAGGACCAACTTTACCCAGAACTGGACTAATGACTCAAGTTCGACGACACTGACCCCACAGGACCTGACCCCAAGCCGCTGA
- the LOC120821973 gene encoding multidrug and toxin extrusion protein 1 isoform X7, whose translation MEKLGSPDPAHPLPGAGPLDGVSVAKTMRPEGDDAAVAAVSSKLFRCAWVRRLVPLVYREELYQVLRLTGPLIINTTTASTGHGLNVACDTLISQTYGGRNMRRVGVILQRSSLILLLFCLPSWALLINTHNFLLMLHQDTEVARIAQIYALAFIPAVPAMFLYELQVSYLQNQGIIMPQLYTAAAANVFNVGANYFLIYSLELGVLGSALANALSHISICLLLFGYIRWKKLHQETWGGWSTDCLQEWGSYMKLAIPSTCLVWFDWWMWEVGGFLAGLLGEVDLAAQHVLLEIGIIISMFPLGIRAAACVRVGNALGAGNTTRAIVTCKVVLVLAGVFAVFQGCILAGCKSVVGYIFTSDEEIVGIVSDNLTVYIFLQFIDALLCVCLGILIGSGMQKIVALSNLVSFYVIGLPMGIALMFATKLRILGLWLGILTCIFLETGFFLILIFKLNWKKVTLKAQRRAGKKVTLIPKLPVSTELSEGMVMDISSCPEQHLCTLKAQLDGERAPAAGGYGPVSTQDQELKGGHEAETDDTNTGRPVGEDEGTQKTSNTKPSAPLSVSELIWRRGLIFLVSALVLVTGVAFHIAFPVQEPSIQSRTNFTQNWTNDSSSTTLTPQDLTPSR comes from the exons ATGGAGAAGCTGGGTTCCCCGGACCCAGCGCACCCTTTGCCGGGTGCAGGGCCCCTTGATGGGGTCTCAGTTGCCAAGACAATGAGGCCCGAGGGAGACGACGCAGCCGTGGCTGCAGTCAGCTCCAAACTTTTTCGGTGTGCTTGGGTGAGGCGTTTGGTACCACTGGTCTACAGAGAGGAACTCTACCAAGTCTTACGGCTCACAGGTCCACTG ATCATCAACACGACCACAGCTTCAACGGGCCATGGCCTCAACGTGGCCTGTGACACACTCATTTCTCAG ACGTACGGCGGTAGGAACATGAGACGTGTGGGAGTAATCCTTCAACGGAGTTCATTGAtcttgctgttgttttgtttgccctCTTGGGCTCTTCTCATCAATACTCACAACTTTCTGCTCATGTTACACCAAGACACTGAGGTGGCGAG AATTGCCCAAATCTACGCACTGGCCTTTATTCCTGCTGTTCCA GCCATGTTTCTGTACGAGCTGCAAGTTTCCTACCTACAAAACCAA GGGATCATTATGCCTCAGTTGTACACAGCAGCCGCAGCAAACGTTTTTAATGTGGGGGCCAACTACTTCTTAATCTACAGCCTCGAGTTGGGAGTCCT tggatcAGCTTTAGCTAACGCCCTTTCTCACATCTCCAtctgcctgctgctgtttggctACATCCGATGGAAGAAGCTCCATCAGGAGACATGGGGAG GCTGGTCCACCGACTGTCTGCAGGAGTGGGGCTCCTATATGAAGCTGGCTATTCCCAGTACATGCTTGGTCTGGTTTGATTGGTGGATGTGGGAGGTTGGAGGTTTCCTTGCTG GTCTACTGGGAGAGGTGGATCTGGCGGCCCAGCATGTGTTGTTGGAAATAGGAATTATAATATCTATG TTCCCTCTGGGTATCCGTGCAgctgcctgtgtgcgtgttgggAATGCTCTGGGTGCCGGGAACACTACCAGGGCCATAGTCACTTGCAAAGTAGTGCTGGTTCTGGCAG GAGTGTTTGCTGTGTTCCAGGGTTGTATCCTCGCTGGCTGTAAGTCCGTCGTTGGCTACATATTTACATCTGATGA AGAAATTGTGGGGATTGTCTCAGATAACCTCACAGTCTACATATTTCTGCAGTTCATTGATGCTCTTCTG TGTGTTTGCTTAGGAATTCTTATCGGATCTGGAATGCAGAAAATTGTTGCCTTGTCCAACCTGGTGTCTTTCTACGTCATCGGTCTACCAATGGGAATAGCTCTGATGTTTGCTACTAAGCTCAGAATATTAG GTTTGTGGCTCGGTATCTTAACATGTATATTCTTGGAGACGGGTTTCTTCCTCATTCTAATCTTCAAACTAAACTGGAAGAAAGTCACATTAAAG GCTCAACGGCGAGCTGGAAAGAAAGTTACGTTGATACCAAAGCTCCCTGTTAGTACAGAGCTGAGTGAAGGGATGGTGATGGACATCTCTTCCTGTCCTGAA CAGCATCTGTGCACCCTGAAGGCCCAGTTGGACGGTGAAAGAGCTCCTGCAGCGGGGGGCTACGGTCCAGTCAGCACCCAGGATCAGGAGCTGAAAGGTGGACACGAGGCGGAGACCGACGACACAAATACAGGACGACCTGTGGGGGAAGACGAAGGGACACAAAAGACCTCAAACACCAAACCTTCAGCGCCGCTTTCTGTCTCTGAGCTGATCTGGCGCCGTGGACTGATCTTCTTGGTTTCAGCTCTAGTTTTGGTCACAGGTGTCGCTTTTCACATCGCGTTCCCCGTACAGGAGCCCTCCATCCAGAGCAGGACCAACTTTACCCAGAACTGGACTAATGACTCAAGTTCGACGACACTGACCCCACAGGACCTGACCCCAAGCCGCTGA